Within Cellulophaga sp. L1A9, the genomic segment GGCCTCGTGCCAACCATACCAAATAGTGCCGCTTTATATATTGCTATAGGAATTATTGGAGCAACGGTAATGCCTCATAATTTATATTTACATTCTTCTTTGGTTCAAACTAGAAAGTTTGATAAAAGCAAAAAAGGGATTAAACAGGCCATAAAATATAATTTTATAGATGCTACAATTGCCTTAAATCTTGCCTTTTTCGTAAACGCAGGGATTTTAATTTTAGCTGCAGCCACATTCTATAAAAATGGAATGTTTGAGGTTGCCGAAATACAGGACGCACACAAGCTCTTAGAACCATTATTAGGATCAAAATGGGCAGGCATACTATTTGCTTTGGCTTTAATTGCTGCAGGGCAGAGTAGTACGATAACAGGTACTTTGGCTGGGCAAATTGTAATGGAAGGCTATTTAAACTTAAGAATTCAACCATGGGTGCGCCGGATAGTAACTCGGATTATAGCGATAGTCCCTGCTTTGTTTACAGTTATTTATTATGGCGAAAGGGCTACAGGAGAACTTTTAATTTTAAGTCAGGTAGTATTAAGCTTGCAATTAGGGTTTGCTATAATTCCATTAATTCACTTTGTAAGCGATAAGGAGAAAATGGGGGATTTTGCTATTGGCACCCTAACCAAAATTGCTTCTTGGGTAGTAGCTTTGGTGATTGTTATCCTAAATGCAAAATTAGTTTATGATCAAATAGCGGGATGGTTAGTTAGTAGTTCAAATCCTATTTATATATGGGTATTTGTGGTTCCAATAGCATTGGGTGCGGTGGTCTTGTTAATTTATATTATTATAAAACCAATTTTAAATAGGACTTCTAGACACGTACAGCATGTTCCTCATATCGAAGAAATTTTTTTAAATGAAAATCTTAAGAAAATCAACTATGATAAGATTGCTATTGCTATTGATTTTTCAAGTATGGACGAAAAATCAATCCGAACAGCTTTAAATTTAGGCGGTACAGAAGCAACTTATACCTTAATTCATGTGGTAGAAACAGCAGGATCACTGGTACATGGCAGTAATGCCTATGATTATGAAACTTTAAGCGACCGTAGTTACTTAGAGAAGTACCAAGAGAAATTAACAGGAATGGGGTATACTGTTCTAATCTCATTAGCTTTTGGTAATCCTAAAAAGGGAATATCTAAAATAGTAAACCAAGAAAATTTTGATCTTTTAATCATGGGTGCTCATGGTCATAAATTATGGAAAGATATTTTGTTAGGCACCACGGTAGATGCTGTGCGGCATAAGGTTGCTATTCCGGTATTGATTGTAAAAGAATAAGAGTTATCTAGATAATTTCCTTAATTTCAAATTTGGCAAGACTATTGTTTGTTGGTATCATATTTAATTAGAAATTAGCCTTATGAATAAAATCTTATATGCACTTCTATTCTTACCAGTGATGATGTGGTCACAACATACCTTGAAGGTGCATGTTGAAAATGTAACAAATTCTAACGGGCATATTAGAATAGCGATGTATAATTCGTCTGATGGTTTTTTAGCTTTTGATCAAGTGTATACTTCAAAAACTGGCGTTGCAGTGCACGGCACTACTGTAATTGTAATTGATGATATTTTAGAAGGCACTTATGCCTTGGCTGTTTTTCATGACGAGAATTCTAACGAGAAATTAGACACTAACTTTTTAGGAATTCCTAAAGAACATGTTGGTTTTTCTAATTCTAAAATGAAAACCTTTGGTCCGCCTAGTTTTAAGGAATGTTCTTTTGTGTTGCAAGGAGATAAAGAAATAATAGTGGCTATAAAATAGTAGTGGCTCTTGTAATAAAAAAAGGGATGCTTAGTAGCACCCCTTTTTTATATAAATTTGAAGAAATTATTCTCCTTTAAAGATTCTTACTTCTTTACCTTTACTGTAATAAATATCATCAGAAACATAATCTACATCATATATTGGCTTATTGTTTTCTAAAATAATTTTATCTATTTCTTCTCCGGTTTCTTTATTTACTTTAATCAATAATTTTTCACCAGTTTCTCCTTTAGCAAATATTAAACTATAATTATCTGTTTCTTGCATTGCTAAATAGCGATCTTGTACAAAAGTTTGGCCAATAGATCCAGCTAAGAAACCAGCTTCTCCTATTGCTCTGGTCTTATCTCCAAATACTGAATAAGAACCTTCAGCAGTTGCTGGATTACCGTCGCTGTCTTTATATTGTGATCCCACAGTTATTTCTGCCGCAGCAACACTCCCTGCAATTTGACCTACTATAGCGGTAGTTTTTAAAAGTCTTCTGCCAAATTCGCCTGGTTGTGTATACTTGTTGTGAAAAATTACAGCACCAGTATTATCAACACCCACAACTTCGCTTTCGCCAGAAATTGAAACATTGTTAGGGAATAGCTCCATACTAGAAATCATTTTTTCATTCTTTAATTTCAGTTTAGCATAAGGCTTCGGTTTTTCTTCACTCGTTTGATTGAAACGATATAGTTCTTCATCATTGAACACAATAAAATCACCTGATTTTTCATCATATTTTGCAATTGTAGGCCTTTTTTCATTTAGCTTAAGATTGCCTTTCCAGATTTTTTTACCTGTTGTATAATCAACCATATTAGCATACGTAGCTGTTACATAAAGTACTCTATTGTTGTTTGTTTTTTCTAAAAAGAAAATTGGATCTTCTTCGTCATCACAAATTTTAACATCCTTCTTCCATTTCTTTTCCCCATTTTTATCAATTAACATCATTTCGTCATCATAGACATATAGGAAATCCTTATCTATCGGAATTACAGATTTAATCCCTTTTCCTTTAGGATCTTTTTCCCACTTCTTCTCACCTGTCGTGTAATCATAAAAATTGAAACCTTTGTAATGCGCTAAAAGCATTTTGTCTTGCCAGTCTTCAAATAAAACTAAGTATTTAGTGGTAATTGGATCTTTCCAGATTTTGTCTCCAGTTTCTGCGTTGTACAAATCAATTTCACTTTTAGTTCCAAACAATCCTTTAGTAATTACTGAGATTAATTTTTCACCATCTAAAGAAGTTCTAAAGTCAGAAATCTTATTCTCTTCATCTTTCCAAAGTAATAATCCATTTTGTTTGTTTAAAACATAAAATTTAGATTTTACTAAGACAAATATTTTATCTTCAGAATATTCCATTACATCTCTAAAACCTTGGGCATCGTTGCCTGTAAGTTTTGCTAAAGATTGCATGAAAGCTCCGTAAGTAGTGGATACTGTTGTCTTCCAAAGCATTTCTTTTTTTGATAAAGAATATTTAGCAATAATTAAGTTTTTGTCATCTAATCCTCTTAATAAAAGTGCATTTTCATCAAACAAATATTCTGCTTGAAAATATCGTTCTTTATCCTGAGATTCGAAAAGAAGATCTCCTGTGATACTATTATAAATATACAATTGATCATCAAAAAATTTTTGTACAAATGGCGTATCCTCAATGGTTACAAAATCTATTGGAATACTATTTATACCTCCTGTAGTTAAGAATTCTGAGCTAATGTTTAAAGCAGATCTTTTTGGAGCATCAATAGACCAAAGAATTTTATCATCAACTGGGCTGTAGCCATGTAGTTTTTCTCCTTCAGACACTACGGCTATTCCATTAAATGGAACAATAATTAAATCATCAACTCTGTTGTCAAAAGTTATTGTCTTGCTTGGTTCTCGCTGCCCGAATGCTAATCCTGCGTAAAGGAACAATGATAAGGGTACTAATTTAAATTTCATAAAATGGTTTTAGGTTATTTTAAGGTAATTCCTTCAATATAGTAACTATATTCTAAACTCAAAGTTTTTTGTTTTATTTCATAGAATATAAGCTAATTATTTTAGAAACTCTTAAACTAGTAATAGGTGTGAAGAAAATATAACAATCATTATCTTCGTTTAAAATTTAATATGATGATTGTATTTACACAAGTGATTGGTGCTCTTTATGGGATGCTTGCAGTGCTATTTGGTGCTTTTGGTGCGCATGCCCTTAAAAAAATATTTTCTGAAGAACAATTAAAGAGTTTTGAAACGGGCGTTAAATACCAAATGTACCACGCCATTGTTTTGCTTGTTGTAGGATTTAATTTTGATTTTTCTATTGGTATAGAACGGTATGTTGTGTATTGTTTTAGTATTGGTACGTTGCTATTTTCTTTTAGTATCTATGGCCTTTGTCTAAGTGCTGCTAAGAATAAAAAAATAAAAATACTAGGGCCTATTACGCCTCTTGGGGGCTTATTTTTGGTAATAGGCTGGGGGCTACTTCTTTTCTCCTTCCTGGATTAAAACATTCAATTTAAAAGACAAAGCGATACCTTACTTCTAATAGAAAATATTATTCTTCTTGGTACCCTTTTGGTCGTTTCCAGCGAATAGGAGCTTTTGGTTCAGGCTTCATTTTAAACTCTTGCGTTTCTAATAATCTAAGGGCTTCTTCAATACCTTTTTCTAGCTGCGGATCTTTTCCTTGTAGTACAAGTTTTGGTTCTTGAATAACTTCAATATCTGGAGCAATTCCATCTCCTTCTACGGCCCATTCTCCATCAATATCATAAAAGCCACCTCTTGGCGCAACCATTCTACCTCCATCTATAAATGGTGGTGTATCCCATGTACCTACTAAACCACCCCAAGTTCTAGTCCCTACTAAAGGCCCTACTTTTTTCATATGAAACATATAGGGCAATAAATCACCTCCAGAACCAGAACGCTCATTGATCAGCATTACTTTTGGTCCCCAGATGCCAGCGGCTGGCGATGTCCATGGTCTATTACCTTCTGTTTTACTATTAAAATAACCATAAGGTTCTCTCGCCATAATATCAATCATATAATCGGCAGCAGAACCACCACCGTTATTGCGTTCATCAATAATGACTCCTTTTTTATCTTGTTGAGAAAAATAATATCGGTTAAAAGCTTCATAGCCTCCATTTCCGGTATTAGGAACATAAACATAAGCGAGTTTACCTCCAGAAAGTTCATCAACTTTGCGTCTGTTACCTTCAATCCAATCGTAGGTTCTTAAACCTCGTTCACTGCTGATAGGTTTTACTAAAATTTCTTTTCCACCAGAACTAGCAGAATTGTTAATTGTTAGTCTTGTCTCTCTTCCGGCAGTTTGTTCTAATAATACAAATGGATTTACAGTTGCTTTGAGAGGTTTACCATTAATTGCAGTAATATAGTCTCCTACTTTTACTTCAAGACCCGGTTGTGCCAATGGTGCATATAAATCAGGATTCCAATTTTCTCCATTGTAAATTTTTGAGATTTTATAATAGCCATTTTCAATGGTAAAATCACAACCTAATAACCCTATTGGAACAAAATCTACATCAGGCATATCTCCTCCTGAAACATAGGAGTGTCCTATAGATATTTCTCCGCTCATGATATCTACTACATAGTTTAAGTCTGCTCTATGACGTACATGTTTTATCCATGGAGCATACCATTCGTAAATAGTGTCCCAAGGTGCTCCATGTGTATTATTAACGTAAAGAAAATCTCTCATATAGCGCCAACCTTCTTTAAATATT encodes:
- a CDS encoding Nramp family divalent metal transporter yields the protein MEEEVKHNKRSLEEVNESVSVAQNTSVWKKIAAFFGPAYLISVGYMDPGNWATDLAGGSQFGYQLLWVLLMSNIMALLLQSLSARLGIVQGKDLAQASRETYSKPINFVLYVLAEIAIAACDLAEVIGMAIGLQLLFDIPLTWGVCITVLDTFLLLFLINKGIRKMEAFIISLIAIIGISFFVEMLFAKPDVGEMIIGLVPTIPNSAALYIAIGIIGATVMPHNLYLHSSLVQTRKFDKSKKGIKQAIKYNFIDATIALNLAFFVNAGILILAAATFYKNGMFEVAEIQDAHKLLEPLLGSKWAGILFALALIAAGQSSTITGTLAGQIVMEGYLNLRIQPWVRRIVTRIIAIVPALFTVIYYGERATGELLILSQVVLSLQLGFAIIPLIHFVSDKEKMGDFAIGTLTKIASWVVALVIVILNAKLVYDQIAGWLVSSSNPIYIWVFVVPIALGAVVLLIYIIIKPILNRTSRHVQHVPHIEEIFLNENLKKINYDKIAIAIDFSSMDEKSIRTALNLGGTEATYTLIHVVETAGSLVHGSNAYDYETLSDRSYLEKYQEKLTGMGYTVLISLAFGNPKKGISKIVNQENFDLLIMGAHGHKLWKDILLGTTVDAVRHKVAIPVLIVKE
- a CDS encoding DUF2141 domain-containing protein, encoding MNKILYALLFLPVMMWSQHTLKVHVENVTNSNGHIRIAMYNSSDGFLAFDQVYTSKTGVAVHGTTVIVIDDILEGTYALAVFHDENSNEKLDTNFLGIPKEHVGFSNSKMKTFGPPSFKECSFVLQGDKEIIVAIK
- a CDS encoding PQQ-binding-like beta-propeller repeat protein, whose product is MKFKLVPLSLFLYAGLAFGQREPSKTITFDNRVDDLIIVPFNGIAVVSEGEKLHGYSPVDDKILWSIDAPKRSALNISSEFLTTGGINSIPIDFVTIEDTPFVQKFFDDQLYIYNSITGDLLFESQDKERYFQAEYLFDENALLLRGLDDKNLIIAKYSLSKKEMLWKTTVSTTYGAFMQSLAKLTGNDAQGFRDVMEYSEDKIFVLVKSKFYVLNKQNGLLLWKDEENKISDFRTSLDGEKLISVITKGLFGTKSEIDLYNAETGDKIWKDPITTKYLVLFEDWQDKMLLAHYKGFNFYDYTTGEKKWEKDPKGKGIKSVIPIDKDFLYVYDDEMMLIDKNGEKKWKKDVKICDDEEDPIFFLEKTNNNRVLYVTATYANMVDYTTGKKIWKGNLKLNEKRPTIAKYDEKSGDFIVFNDEELYRFNQTSEEKPKPYAKLKLKNEKMISSMELFPNNVSISGESEVVGVDNTGAVIFHNKYTQPGEFGRRLLKTTAIVGQIAGSVAAAEITVGSQYKDSDGNPATAEGSYSVFGDKTRAIGEAGFLAGSIGQTFVQDRYLAMQETDNYSLIFAKGETGEKLLIKVNKETGEEIDKIILENNKPIYDVDYVSDDIYYSKGKEVRIFKGE
- a CDS encoding DUF423 domain-containing protein — protein: MIVFTQVIGALYGMLAVLFGAFGAHALKKIFSEEQLKSFETGVKYQMYHAIVLLVVGFNFDFSIGIERYVVYCFSIGTLLFSFSIYGLCLSAAKNKKIKILGPITPLGGLFLVIGWGLLLFSFLD